The Heliorestis convoluta genome includes the window GTGAAGGCACAAGCAGTGTGCCGCCGCCTAAAGCCAAACCGCTTAAAACACCGGCAAGAAGGCCGATGATTCCTAAGAAAATGGCCATAACATTCTTACTCCTGCTACTATCATAAATAATCCCAATAGAAGGCGAAGATTCTTTGGTGAGATGTGATTCATTAAGCGAGCACCTAGATAAGCGCCAACCATACCTGTAAGGGCGACAACGATAGTAAGTTGAAGAGGCAGAAAACCATGATACCAGTAAATTAAAGCGCTGGTGAGTGAGGTAGGTAAAATGACTGCCAAGGAAGTTCCATGGGCTTGATGTTGTGCCAGACTCAGAAAAAAGACAAGGGCTGGAATGACAATGGTCCCCCCACCTATGCCAACGAGACCATTCACCAGTCCTGTCGCCAGGCCGGCTAACAATAAAAAAAATAAAGTTCGTCGATTTACAGAAAAAAAAGACATAATAGCCTCCCTGCCTTGTGTCCTCTATGGTTTTCCCAAAGCTTCTAAGAAGGAATCTGGTATTCCATGTCTAATTACAAAAGTAAAGAGAAAAGGGAGCAGGAACTGTACACACAAGGGGGAGCAGGTGATGAGATTACGAACCTTGATTGTCGATCAAGAGCACATGGCCCGTCAGAAGCTACGACAACAGTTAGAAAAATACGATCTGATCCAGCTCGTTGGTGAAGCATCCTCTGCCCAGGAAGCCTTTGATTTACTCGAACATATCGACTATGCATTGATTTTCACAGAAGTAGAGCTTGCTGGTGGAAATGGGTTGGACCTTTGTGCCCGATTAAAAGAATCTGCGAACCCACCTCTTGTTATCTTTGTGACATCGTCGGAACAATATGCTTTGAAAGCCTATGAAGTTGATGCCATTGATTATCTGTTAAAGCCTTTTGCCGAAGAACGTATCGATGAGAGCATTCGTAAAATCAAACGCTTTAAGGCAAAAAATCAGTCTAAATCAAGTGCTTCCATGTCTTTGCAAAAAAATGTTTATCTAGGAATCATTCCCGTGGAGAAAAATGGGAAAACCATTCTTCTTAACCAAAGTGAAATTGTATATGCTTTTACTGACAAAGATGCTGTCTATATAAAAACAGCAGGAGAGCAATTTATCACCAAGTACACTTTAAAAGAATTAGAGACACGCCTGCAGGGACAGCATTTTTTCCGCTGTCATCGTTGCTATCTCGTGAATTTAGAAAAAACCAAAGAAGTGGTTCCTTTTTTTAACGGAACATTCACACTTATTGTGGATGATCTCGAAAAAAGCGAGGTTCCTGTCAGTCGTAGCCAATCGAAAAAGCTAAGAGAGTTACTCGGTTTATAGTAAAGAAAACTCCAGTGATACACTGGGGTTTTCTTTTTATTTTATCCTTTCTCCAGGGTCTTCTCTCATCAAAAAACACATATATAAGAGAGCAAGAAGAAGAGGGGAGCGGGTATCGTGGGAGGTGCTCTAGAAGACTTAATTGTGCCCATGCTGCTGCTGAGCTTTGTAGCTGGCTTTGCCACAACGCTAGGTGCCTTTGTTGTCTTATGGTGGCCCAATCTGCAACCCCAAAAACTTAGTGCTTTTCTTGGCTTTGCCAGTGGTGTAATGATAGTTGTCGTTGCCCTCGATCTATTACCGACGGCCTGGCAGTGGGGTGGGCTAGGTGCTATGGCAACCGGTTTTGTCATGGGTTTCATAGTGATTGCAATAGCCGATCTACTTTTAACTCGCCTCACAAGATCGACCCTAGGAAATGGAACCATGGCACCTTTACGGAAAATGGGTTACTTGATTGCGATTGGCATTTCATTGCATGACTTTCCCGAAGGTATTGCGATAGCCGCAGGGGCTGCTGCAGAAGTTCATCTTGGTTGGGTTGTGGCCTTGGCCATTGGGCTACACAACATTCCTGAGGGGATTGCTACAGCGGCACCTTTACGCATGAGTGGCTTACGGGCCTGGAAAATTATTTTGCTCACAGTCATTATGTCACTGTTTACGCCACTTGGCACTTTACTTGGCTTTGGCTTACTTGCTATATCGACAGAAGTGTTGGCACAACTGATAGCCTTAGCAGGTGGTGCAATGGTTTATCTTGTCTGGGATGAGCTATGGCCTGAAGCGAGAAAAAATAGCCCTTTCTGGGCTTACACAGGTGCCTTAATCGGAGCCCTTTGCATGGTTGCTGTTTCCTTCATTCATCACCACTAAAAAGGGCAAAATCAAAAAATGGGAATATAAGGGATGACTTGTCCATATCTATGAAACAAAAGAGTTTCATAAGGGAGGACGAGTGGTCATGGACAAAGATAGAAGCTGGTCAGCAGGTATTATCTTGCTTGTCACAGCGCTGGTTATTGCTTTTGGTCTTGGAGGATGCCAGGCCATAGATCGGTATGTATCTATGAAACAAGATTTTAAAGCGAAAGAAACAGGCGTTATACCGACAGAAGGAACAGTCGTTATGGAACAAGAGACCTTTGAGCAAAGTGCAGAGCTCGATATGGACAATCCTCCTTTCTTAGGGGAGCAATACATACTAACGCTCTACTTTGCTGATTCGAAAGGACAAAATCTCGTTGCCGAAGAAAGATCGATACCCAAAACAGAAAGCCTGGCTCGCTCGGCTGTGCAAGAGCTGATTAAAGGACCAAACTTGACACAAGATGCCTCACCAACCGTTCCAACCGGTACAAGGTTATTGGATATTAATATTCGGGATGGAATTTGTATTATTGATTTAAGCAAAGAGTTTAAAACGAATCATGAGGGTGGTTCAGCCGGAGAGACCTTGACAGTGTATTCCATCGTAAATACACTTACCCAGTTTCCAACGGTAGAAAAAGTGCAGTTTCTGGTTGAAGGTCAGATCATAGAAAGTATTGCTGGTCATATGGATGTCTCTCAGGCTATGGCTAGACATAATGCTATGATTGCGGAATAACCATGATTTTTATGTATAAATAAGAAAAAAAAGCCCGCAACTGTCGTCAAAATTCAGACGATGGTTGCGGGTTTTTTTGATCTACTTTATGATAGAAGCAGGGCATTTAAGAACCAATTCGACAAAAAAATGGTCATAGATGCGAATCTTTTTGGTAAGGATTGCTGATTGTAGCAATTCATCAAGTGAGTGAGATGGGGATGGGGATGTGAGAAATAACTCGCATTTTTTTAAGCAGGAGGCAAGTGTTGAATGAAAAAAGAAATGATAACGCTATTACTAGGAGGTGTCTTGTTACTGTCTCCCCTTGCTTCTACGATGGCAGAAGCAGGGCAGAATGGCGCATCACCAGGTTGGATTCATTCTAGCTGGCAAATGTTAAACCAGCAGCAAGAACTAAGAGGAGATCAGAAGGAATTAAGACCAGAGAAAAAGGATTTGCCAATAGAGATGGAGAACTCTCTATTGCCAGAAGAACAGAAAAATACAAGAGCTGTTGTAAATGGACAAGTTGTCAATATCCGCTCCGGCCCTGGCACTTCCTATTCAATTCTCACTACATACCGGGCCGGGCAGGTCGTTGAAGTCATAAAAAGTCAAGATCAATGGTCGCAGATTCGTATGAATAATGGCTCCCATGGCTGGATAGCACAATGGCTCTTACAATTTCCAGAAGAAAATGTAAAGAAAGAAGAACCAAAGGATTTCAAAGATGAAAATCCTACATATGATGATTCTAAAGAAAGAGATAGTCGCTTTGGCGTAGACCAGGGTTCTTGGTTGATCACAACAGAGTATTCGACCAATATTCGAAGCGGACCGGGCTGGGAATACAGCATTATAAAGACTGTGCCGAAAGGTCAAAGCTTTGAACTTCAGCAAGTACAAGATAATTGGTATCAAGTGTTGGAAAAGGGGCAGGTTATTGGTTGGTTAGCTTCCTGGTTAGCAAAAGCAGAACCCCTTTCTCCACAGGAGCCAGTCCAAGCAGACATCGATATGGAGAATCGAAGAAATGTTGGTGAAGCCAGTCGAGGAGGCTATAATCCGACTGCGCCAGAAAACAACGTAGGAATTACACCTGAGAGTTATCTAAACTCTTCTAGCTTGACGGGTAAGACCATCGTTATTGACCCTGGCCATGGCAACTTAAATCTTCGTTGGAACGTTATTGATCCTGGTGCGGTAGGTCAACTGGGGACGAAGGAAAAAGATATTTGTCTGGATATAAGCTTACGACTGGAAGAGCACTTGAAAGCTCGGGGCGCGACTGTTATTCTGACACGGCGTGGAGATGGCGATATCGCTATTTCCAATGAGTTGCATTATCGAGCGGAAGTGGCCAACTCTGCCCAGGCCGATCTTTTTGTAAGCATACACAACAATGCCCACTTTAACAAAGATGTAGGAGGCATTGCTACTTTTTACTATGCTTCCGGTTCCTTGCAAGGACAAAAAAGTGAGAGAGTACGAGTTGCTTCTATGATTCAACAAGCTCTGGTACAAGAACTAGGGCGAAGAGATATTGGCATTAGAGAAGCGAACTTTGTTGTCTTACGAGAGACCAAAATGCCCTCTGTTCTTGTAGAGATCTTATTTATCTCTAATCTAGAAGAAGAGCGATTGTTACAACAAGAAGATATCAGAGAAAGATCAGCCCGCTCTATTGCAGAAGCATTAGAACGGCATTTTGAACAGCCCTAATGGTAACAGATAAACAAGCACGTGAGTTTTTTTCTCACGTGCTTCCTTCGTTGGTAACTTTTCTTTTCACCAAGCATATTATATGCTATGGTTTAAACGGACGATTTAGCGCCTTTTGGCTAGGAGTGAGGTCTTTTGAGACGTTGCCAACCTATAGGACTTTTTGATTCAGGTGTTGGCGGATTAACAGTGGCTCAAGAAATATTTCGCCAACTTCCCCATGAAGAGATTCTTTATTATGCCGATACAGCTCATGTACCTTATGGCCCTCGTCCTGCAGAAGAACTAATTCACTTTGCGACTGAGATTACCGCTTTTCTCGTGTCACAGGGTGCCAAGATGATCCTCGTAGCCTGTAACACAAGTTCTTCTCTGGCACTACAAATGCTGCAAGAGCGTTTCCCAGTACCGATCATAGGCGTAGTCGATCCAGGTGCACAAGAAGCAGTTCGTATTACTCAAAACGGACGGGTCGGTGTTCTTGCTACAGAAGCAACGATTCGAAAAGGTGCTCACAGCATGCGCATTCAAGAACTCGATCGATCCATCCAGGTAATAGGTCAAGCTTGTCCACGCTATGTGCCTTTGGTTGAATCGGGCCAATATTTATCAGCAGAAGCAGAACAAGCTTCTCGTCTCTATCTTCAGCCCTTGATGGATGCATCGGTAGACACAATTATTTTAGGATGTACCCATTACCCCTATTTAGAACCATCGATTCGCAAAGTTATTGGTGATAACATTCACTTGATCGATCCAGCTCGACAAACAGTCGCTAGAGGAATAGCTTTGATCGAAAGTGGTCTCGTACCAGCTCGTGATAGCCGCTATGGAAAACCTTGTCATCGTTATTACGTTAGCGGCGATTTACAGGCATTTCGTCAGGTCGGTGGACCACTCATTGGAATGCATCTTTTAACGGATATTCGCCAAGTTTCTCTCCATGGAATCTTAGATGGAGCTGCTCCACAGCTCATATCTGCAACAGCCTGAAAGATGGCACTGCGTAGAATCTATCGAAGAAAGACTTGGAATTTGAAAGTGTGATTTGGGCGGTACAAGACGATATGAGCAAAAAAGTTGGAATTACAACAACCATACCAATAGAAGTTGTCTATGCAGCTGGTTTGAGGCCTGTTGATCTAAACAATCTGTTTATTGCCGGAGAAAAACCAAATGAAGCAGTAGAAAAAGCAGAACAGGCTGGTTATCCACGGAACATCTGTGGTTGGATCAAAGGACTCTATACAACTCTGTTGGAATCAAAAGAGATCGAGCAGGTTATAGCCGTCACACAAGGGGACTGCTCTAACACCCATGCTTTGATGGAAACTTGGCAAGCTGCAGGAATTGAAGTGATTCCTTTTGCCTTTCCCTATGATGGAGATTATGATCTGCTCAAATTGCAGATAGAAAAACTTATAAAAGCGCTTCATACAGATTGGGATAGCGTTTATCTATGGAAGCAAAAGCTTGATAGAATACGCCAAAAAGCTCACCAAATCGATACGTGGACCTGGCAAAAAGGTTCTATCGATGGGAAGAACAATCATCAGGCTTTGGTTGGCTGTTCCGACTTTGACGGCAATCCTGATCAGTATGAAGCCTTTCTTGAACATATGCTACAAGCTGCAATTGGACAAGAACAAAAAGGGGCGGTGCGCCTTGGTTATGTAGGCGTACCACCCATCTCCTATGATCTATACGATTATATTGAAAACCAAGGTGCCCAGATTGTGTTTAACGAGGTGCAGCGACAGTTTTCCATGCCCTTTGAGGTTTCTGACTTGGTCAAGCAGTATCAGCAGTACACCTATCCTTACTCCATTTTTCATCGACTCCGGGATATAGAGCAAGAAATTGAGCGTCGGAATATTGCGGGCATTATTCACTATACGCAGAGCTTTTGCTTTCGTCAAATCGAAGATATTATTTTGCGACAAAGGCTCAATGTGCCCATATTGACCCTTGAAGGCGATCGACCAGGGCCTATAGATGCGAGAAGTCGCATGCGGATTGATGCTTTTATTGATATGTTGGCGTATTAATAACACAGCCCCCGGGCATGACTGGTCAGTACGAAAATAGATAATTTGTGGTGGGGTCAGGCGTTATGAATTCCTTCCGAACGGACTCATCCCACGCCATGAGCGGCAGCAAGCTGCCGATGGCTGAGGTCTGAAGTCCTCTCTCCAGGAAGTCATAACGCCTGACTCAGGTACATTTTGCTGGTTGTGACTGAGTTTTGGGCCTATTGCATTGCAAATACAATAGGTAGTTGCGGATAGAAGAAAGTTTCGCCAAGCTATTCCAACGGAAGTAACAATCAGCAAAAACCTTCTGGGTCAGGGCATCACGCTTTCCGCAGCGGGACTTGGGACCTCAGCTGTCGCCAGCTTGCTGGCGGTAACAGCGTGGGACCAGTCCAGAGCGGAGGAAAGCGTGATGACCTGGCCCCTCTATGAAGTAACCCCAACGTAATCAGGAAATATTGATTTTCATCGTTGGTTGTGCCCGACTGGGCATGACTGGTTAGCTAACGAGGAATATACTTAAAAATTTCACCCGTTTCAAAAGCATCAACAAGCCGATTCAGCCATTGGTAGTACTGTTGAGCTTCTTCAAGTCGGGCTACATCTCGTTGTGCTTTTTCTCTTAACTCATCAGGTGTTCTTTCGTCTGCGATCACAGCTTGAAGTTCTGAGAGAGAGCGTTCTATGGCGGCTTGGTTCATAACACTGCTTTTGCGCCACTTGATACAAAAGAAATGACTGAACGTTTCATACCAATCTTCTTCGACACGGTAGAGATCTTTTCGAACGCCTTTTTTCCATGTCTTTTCGACCATTTTGAGGTCTGTTAACGTTTTTACACCTGTGCTCATGCTCGTTTTGCTCATGCCCAGGGCTTCGCTCATTTCTTCAAGCGTCATCGGTCCATCGTTAAAATAGAGGATACCGTAGAGTCGACCGATAGAAGGAGTTACGCCATAGAGGTCCATATTCTTAGAAAGAGCTTCTACGACTCTTTCCCGCGCTTTTTCGATGCGCTCTTGTGCATCCACTGTTGTTTCCTCCTTCATTATCTCGCTCCATTGCCTTCTACAGTTTGCCTCTTTCATTGTATATAGATCGATTAATAGATGAGATTTTTTCCTACACACCCTTTTGATTCTAATTGATCCCGCTGTTTGATGTAAAGTAGCAACATTTCCTTTAATGGATAGGAATCTGGAGGATATGTACGGTGAAGGGACTTATGCTTTGTACAGTTTATTCTGTACAAAAATTTCAGACCTTATGAACCTTATATGCTTTTTGATCTTTTTATTGCTTGTCTCTTATAATTAAAAAGGTTCGATAGTTTTGGTAAAAAATACATCACTTTTACTGTACTTGCTATCTAGACCTGTGTTTCTGCTCTGGATTCCGAGATTCCTAGTATTTTTGCCAGTACGACCAAGCTTTATGGCTTACGTTTACTGGCGAAGAAGTTTGAAGGTGATAAAAAATTGGCGAAAATTAAAGTTCAAAATGTAAGCAAGTTATTCGGCAAGCAAAAGAAAAAAGCTTTACAGCTTATCGATGCAGGACTGGGCAAGCAGGATATTTTAGAGCAAACAGGTGTAGCCGTAGGTGTACACAATGTTAGCTTTGAGGTGCAACCCGGCGAAATTTTTGTGATTATGGGTTTATCGGGCAGTGGAAAGTCTACGTTGCTTCGAATGTTGAATCGCTTGATTGAGCCGACTTCTGGTGAGATCTACATAGACGGTTCCAACCTTGTTGCGATGAAAGAGGACGCGTTGAGAGAACTGCGTCGCAAAAAGATTAGTATGGTTTTTCAACGCTTTGCTCTTCTTCCTCATCGCACAGTGCTCGCTAATGCTGCCTATGGCTTAGAGATTCAGGGTATGGCGGAAGCTGAACGGAAAGAAAAAGCGCAAGAAGCACTTCATCTTGTAGGTTTGCAAGGTTGGGAAGAGTCCTATCCCGATGAATTAAGTGGCGGTATGCAACAAAGAGTCGGCCTAGCAAGGGCACTGGCCAACGATCCCGATATACTTTTGATGGATGAAGCTTTTAGCGCTTTAGATCCGCTCATTCGAAAAGATATGCAAGACGAGCTTTTATCTTTGCAAGCGACGATGGAAAAAACGATCATCTTTATTACCCACGATCTTGATGAAGCGTTGCGCATTGGCGATCGCATTGCCTTAATGAAAGATGGCAAAATCGTGCAGTTGGGTTCACCAGAAGAGATATTAATGAATCCATCTAATTCTTATGTAGAGCGATTTGTAGAAGATATTGATCTCTCCCGCGTTTTAACAGCAGGTCATGTCATGAATCGCCCTGAAACGATGGGTCTTGACAAAGGACCTCGTGTAGCTTTGCAGTTAATGCGTGAACGAGGTATCTCTACGATTTATGTGGTCGATCGAAAACAAGTTCTTCACGGCGTGATCACAGCACAAGATGCTTCCAAGGCAATCGAAAAAGGCTTGTCCTTACAAGATATATTGATTCGCTCTGTTCCGACTGTTTCTTTGGACACCCTTCTTTCTGATTTATTCGACAGGGTCTCAACCTCACCCGTGCCCGTTGCTGTTGTGGATGACCAAGGTAGAATCAAAGGTCTATTGATTAAAGGCGTCATTCTCGGCGCTCTAGCGGGAAATAAAGAAGCTCTTTCTTTTGATAAAGTTTTAGAAAAACAGAGTCTAGAAGATTTGCAGGAGGGACAAGGCGCTACACCCCAAGAACTACATCAAGAAAGTCAACGTAAGAATGAAAAGGATAGTCAAGCTCTTCCGGAAAGAGAGGTGGGCTAGCCATGGGTGAGCTCTTGCCAAAAATTCCGGTAGATCGAGCTATCGAAGCGGTGCTTGACTTTTTCCTTACGCATTTTGAGGGCTTTTTCCGCTTTTTGTCAAAGCACTTGGAAAACTTTGTTGAACTCCTTGTTTTTATGATGTCTTTCTTTCCTTCTATTGTGTTGATTGCAGCACTTGCTGCTCTAGCTTGGTATGTTCGTGATTGGAAATTTGCACTCTTCACGGGTCTCGGTTTGCTCTTTATTGAAAACATTGGTTATTGGAAGCAGACCATTGATACGCTTGCTCTTGTCTTAACGGCTGTGGCCATATCTGTGCTCCTCGGTGTACCAATAGGGATTTTATCAGCGCAACGAGATGGTGTCCGCAATGTGGTGACACCCATTCTTGACTTTATGCAGACCATGCCTGCTTTCGTTTATCTCATTCCAGCTATCTTTTTCTTTGGTCTCGGTGTGGTACCTGGCATTGTAGCTTCTGTGATTTTTGCTATGCCTCCAACGATTCGATTGACCAACCTAGGGATTCGACAAGTGCCGGCTGATCTGGTTGAAGTGTCTGATGCTTTTGGCTCTACAGCAAAGCAAAAGTTGTTGAAAGTTCAGTTGCCACTGGCTATGCCGACGATCATGGCTGGCGTGAATCAGAGCATTATGTTGGCACTGTCAATGGTCGTCATTGCTTCTATGATTGGCGCTCCAGGCCTTGGCGAAGAGGTGTACCGGGCTGTAACACAATTAAAAATTGGTTCTGGCTTTGAGGCTGGTCTAGCCATTGTCGTACTTGCCATTGTGCTGGATCGGTTTACTCAAAATATAAAAAAGAAGTAGAAAGGGGTTCTAGCTTTGAAAATTTCGTTTTTACAAGGTAAGAAAAAGCTAATGACACTCGCACTTACGGTAGGTTTTGCCGTTGCTTTGGCTGGCTGTGGCCAGGAAGGAACTGTCGATGGTGATGCTTCGATCGGTGCACAAGTTAATTATCAGATTACAGGAATTGATCCTGGTGCAGGCCTAATGAGAGCCACCGATCGAGTGCTTGAAGAGTATGAGTTAGATGGCTGGCGTGTACAGACGGGGTCCGGTCCTGCCATGACTGCCGCATTAACGCGGGCTTACAACAACGAAGAGCCCATTATTGTAACAGGTTGGACACCACACTGGAAATTTTCTAAGTTCGATCTCAAGTATCTTGACGATCCGAAAGGCATTTATGGCGATGAGGAGTTCGTACATACGATTGTTCGCCTAGGCTTGAAGGATGATCATCCTGCTGCCTATGAAGTGCTGGATCGTTTTGCTTGGACGCCTGATGACATGGCTTCTATTATGGTGATGGTGGAAGATGGAATGCAGCCTACTGAGGCAGCCGCTTCTTGGATTGCCGACAATGCTGAAACTGTAGCAACCTGGACCGAAGGTGTAGAAGCCGTAGACGGTGATAGGCTCACTCTCGCCTATGTGGCTTGGGATTCTGAAATTGCTAGTAACAATGTGATTGCGCAAGTTCTAGAGACTGTTGGTTACGATGTGACGTTGCGTCAAGTAGAGCCTGGTCCCATGTGGGCTGGCGTAGCCGATGGCAGTGCCGATGCTATGGTAGCAGCCTGGTTGCCAACGACTCATGCGGACTATTACAGTGAATTCGAAGGTCGCTTTGAAGATCTTGGTGTGAATATGGTAGGAACGCGCATTGGTTTGGTCGTTCCTGCTTATATGGATATTGATTCAATTGAAGATTTGAATTCTAAGTAAGGTAAAGGACCCTTCAGGCTGACGAGCCGAGGGTCCTTTTTTTATCGCTGCCAAGGTCGGAATGCCTTGGTTATATTTCTTGTCTGAATTGTGAAAAAGAGGTATAATATTACATTGATAAAGCTGTGGGAAGGGAAGTAAAGCGGATGAACTATACACTTATGAATAAGTATAGGCCCGTTGTGGAACTGAGCATTGACGAGGAAACGTCCGCTATCATAAAGGTCGGTCAGGTGCTTCATCCGGATTATCTTCCAGTGGGTATCCAGATTACCAGGGGGATTCCAGACAGAAAAAGCCTCAATGACTGGTGGCGCGGACGTTCTATTCCAGCCAGCCGTTCCGGTATACGGAAAGCGCTTGCCCTTTTAAATGTATCCCATACGGAGCAGCTTCTCACCAAGTGCTATGGCTTGAGCCTGTCAGACCAGTATTGGATCAACCCCATAGAGCAGCCTTTGAAATGGGAGAATATTAATTTTTTCGAGAATACTTTTTCGGACGATGTAGGGAACGCTCTCTTTGGTCAGGCACCAGAAATCGGTGAGCTAGATTTGCTCTCGCCTTGCAATACTTCCGACGGATGGCTGAAAAAGAAGTGGAAGATTCTCGCTGGGGAACGGGTCCTCATCAAATCCGGAAGCAATCCATTCCAGCAAGAACCTTTAAACGAGGTCCTTGCCACCTCCTTGCACAAGCGTCTGAACGGTGCGACCTATGTTCCGTACCATCTGATCTGGGAGAACAACGTCCCCTACAGCGTCTGCTCGAATATAGTCACACCGGATACGGAGCTGGTTAGCGCCTACAACATTTTCAAGAGCCGAAAAAAGCAAAATCATCATTCTTTCTACGAGCACTTCTTGTTATGTTGCGACCACTTAGGCATATCAGGTATGAAGGAATTTTTGGACTATCTGCTAGTCTTTGATTTCCTGATTGTAAACACAGACCGGCACTTCAATAACTTTGGCTGCATCCGAAACGTAGAAACTTTACATTGGCAGGGTCCCGCGCCGATTTTTGATAGTGGAACAAGTCTGTGGCACGATCAAGTGAGTAGAGCCATTCTGCCGCAAAGCGATGTGCCTTGTCAGCCCTTCAAGGCTACTCACAGTCAACAGATTGTCCTTGCAGGCAATCTTGATTGGGTGGATTTTTCCGCCCTCCAAGATCTAGACGAGGAATTCCGAGCATTGCTTTCATCTTCTCCCTACATTGATGAGCCAAGAAC containing:
- a CDS encoding excisionase; amino-acid sequence: MNYTLMNKYRPVVELSIDEETSAIIKVGQVLHPDYLPVGIQITRGIPDRKSLNDWWRGRSIPASRSGIRKALALLNVSHTEQLLTKCYGLSLSDQYWINPIEQPLKWENINFFENTFSDDVGNALFGQAPEIGELDLLSPCNTSDGWLKKKWKILAGERVLIKSGSNPFQQEPLNEVLATSLHKRLNGATYVPYHLIWENNVPYSVCSNIVTPDTELVSAYNIFKSRKKQNHHSFYEHFLLCCDHLGISGMKEFLDYLLVFDFLIVNTDRHFNNFGCIRNVETLHWQGPAPIFDSGTSLWHDQVSRAILPQSDVPCQPFKATHSQQIVLAGNLDWVDFSALQDLDEEFRALLSSSPYIDEPRTNALCAGLKGRILQLEQLALKQKMQ
- a CDS encoding glycine betaine ABC transporter substrate-binding protein gives rise to the protein MKISFLQGKKKLMTLALTVGFAVALAGCGQEGTVDGDASIGAQVNYQITGIDPGAGLMRATDRVLEEYELDGWRVQTGSGPAMTAALTRAYNNEEPIIVTGWTPHWKFSKFDLKYLDDPKGIYGDEEFVHTIVRLGLKDDHPAAYEVLDRFAWTPDDMASIMVMVEDGMQPTEAAASWIADNAETVATWTEGVEAVDGDRLTLAYVAWDSEIASNNVIAQVLETVGYDVTLRQVEPGPMWAGVADGSADAMVAAWLPTTHADYYSEFEGRFEDLGVNMVGTRIGLVVPAYMDIDSIEDLNSK